In a genomic window of Epinephelus fuscoguttatus linkage group LG23, E.fuscoguttatus.final_Chr_v1:
- the LOC125883445 gene encoding uncharacterized protein LOC125883445 yields MYNYWGNVGQYFYQTSRSPAAIKYHGLSNQGATCYLNSVLQVLFMTEDFREAVKQHKQENPDTECIDCHLTPLFDDLEQHEAYTFKITNTLGIKRVYEQQDAAECFEKILGLTSPEASKIFRGQLTRTTECSTCHNGTNFDGAFWHLPLELVESYSEDYSVVNGIEEFFRDSHLSGENQMYCDKCDDKSDAKIKCAIKDHPEVLMLLLKRFEFDYQYMAYVKINCTVAVPYTLQIPGNQTYELYAVVDHSGDLRSGHYTATIKSQDDDKWYNFNDSRVTLRDYQPFQMDKFEKSSSAYLLFYRKKKMHAADTCPQDITEVSTPGGFPPADADIYYQCQDVIEMRETENVEVAEDVSNEPAVAVSIDTNEEAGIKDITPGVRGAKPSGVPYSIGVEGQGVNVRQTLSYNQQECDEERKDVRYHPQDAHAEKQKYDRKVVTGDEEDIGGNSESDNEAEKRGTSSRETQLEESVDDWDSNTTGVDGVRHQESLEGDDIHDPSYQRYKQEFSNMHVRCDGPQQVCVDMQRDEDRMVVDINRDKDREMEGNEHSEWREKSSAKHLNRDAEHHEDKEFDVRKDTHGDLEGTQDVEQDYLKPVSADRQGDRDRMEIDYNVEKKRKSGEEKLLTIYDLCKPNNTRVGDSQQNMPKQDQGCRRRISSRFDQSHEQQREHKRDVRGEERSRGDDKYAQMRETSMRKPQPCEDVERGSESVRQNRSEHVTHTTPKDVVAAKQAKEQEKKGDKEHNQTRADSSRRRERSAGSSRLTEGVGSVEKSHPQARTGSNEYTMKEGRGSEQKHKIYYVKRTEEEFRETNRGVQSHRETMKIATIEVASQDRSKSVVKYDEGNVKRKSDPKTDAKAHLSEGVCSLNLNDSPLPKPERHSTKQMSDVQAQAGIQYALQKTGKKKTRFWRSSSPLKQNRKAKKKRKTVGCFAFFRRRRKNADQTSKSD; encoded by the exons ATGTATAATTACTGGGGAAATGTTGGTCAGTATTTCTACCAAACGTCCCGCTCTCCAG CAGCCATTAAGTACCATGGCCTGTCAAACCAGGGAGCAACATGTTACCTGAACAGTGTGCTGCAGGTGCTGTTCATGACTGAAGACTTCAGAGAAGCTGTAAAACA GCACAAGCAGGAAAATCCTGACACCGAGTGTATTGACTGTCATCTTACACCCTTGTTTGATGACTTGGAACAACATGAAGCCTACACCTTTAAAATCACGAACACGCTGGGCATCAAGAGAG TGTATGAACAGCAAGATGCTGCTGAGTGCTTTGAGAAGATTTTAGGTCTGACCAGTCCTGAGGCATCAAAG ATCTTTCGTGGACAGTTGACGCGCACGACTGAATGTTCTACATGTCATAATGGGACGAATTTTGATGGAGCGTTTTGGCATCTTCCTCTTGAATTGGTGGAGTCCTACAGTGAGGACTACAGCGT GGTGAATGGTATTGAGGAGTTTTTCCGAGATTCGCATCTCAGCGGAGAAAACCAGATGTACTGTGACAAGTGTGATGACAAATCTGATGCTAAGATT AAATGTGCAATAAAGGATCATCCAGAGGttttgatgctgctgctgaagagGTTTGAGTTTGACTACCAATACATGGCATATGTAAAAATCAACTGCACTGTGGCTGTGCCCTACACACTACAGATACCTGGG AATCAGACGTATGAACTGTATGCAGTTGTGGACCATTCTGGAGATCTTAGAAGTGGGCATTACACAGCAACGATCAAATCTCAAGATGATGATAAATGGTATAACTTCAATGATTCGAGGGTCACATTG CGTGATTACCAGCCATTCCAGATGGATAAGTTTGAAAA ATCCAGCAGCGCTTATCTCCTTTTTTACAGGAAGAAGAAAA TGCATGCTGCTGATACTTGCCCTCAAGACATCACAGAGGTGTCCACTCCTGGAGGCTTCCCACCAGCTGACGCTGATATCTATTACCAGTGTCAAGATGTCATCgagatgagagagacagagaatgtTGAGGTGGCAGAGGACGTGAGTAATGAACCTGCGGTGGCTGTTTCCATCGACACAAATGAAGAAGCAGGAATTAAAGATATCACTCCTGGGGTTAGAGGAGCGAAGCCATCAGGAGTACCTTACAGCATCGGTGTAGAGGGTCAGGGAGTTAATGTGAGGCAGACCTTATCATACAATCAACAGGAGTGTGATGAGGAAAGGAAAGACGTGAGGTATCATCCTCAAGACGCTCAtgctgaaaaacagaaatatgacAGGAAAGTTGTGACAGGTGATGAGGAGGACATAGGAGGAAATTCAGAGTCTGATAACGAGGCAGAAAAGAGAGGAACCTCATCAAGAGAAACTCAACTTGAAGAGAGTGTTGACGACTGGGACAGTAACACTACAGGAGTAGATGGTGTTAGACACCAGGAGAGTCTGGAGGGTGACGACATACATGACCCGTCATATCAGAGGTATAAACAGGAATTCAGCAACATGCATGTGAGATGTGATGGTCCTCAACAAGTTTGTGTAGACATGCAGAGAGATGAGGACAGGATGGTGGTGGACATAAACAGAGACAAGGATAGAGAGATGGAAGGTAATGAACATTCAGAATGGAGAGAGAAATCCTCAGCAAAACACCTCAACAGGGATGCAGAGCATCATGAAGACAAGGAATTTGATGTTAGAAAGGACACGCATGGAGATCTGGAGGGTACACAGGATGTTGAACAAGATTACCTCAAACCTGTTAGTGCAGACAGACAGGGCGATAGGGACAGGATGGAAATAGATTATAACGtcgaaaagaaaagaaaatcagggGAAGAAAAACTTTTGACAATATATGACCTCTGCAAACCAAACAATACAAGAGTTGGTGATAGTCAACAGAACATGCCAAAACAGGATCAGGGGTGTAGACGAAGAATTAGTAGCAGGTTTGATCAAAGTCATGAGCAACAGAGAGAGCATAAAAGGGATGTTAGGGGAGAGGAACGAAGCAGAGGAGATGATAAATACGCACAAATGAGAGAAACATCCATGAGAAAACCTCAACCCTGTGAAGATGTAGAGAGAGGATCAGAGTCTGTCAGACAGAACAGATCAGAGCATGTTACACATACAACACCTAAAGATGTTGTTGCAGCAAAACAAGCCAAGGAGCAGGAAAAGAAAGGAGATAAGGAACATAATCAAACAAGAGCGGACTCTTCTCGTAGACGAGAGCGATCGGCAGGTAGCAGTAGATTGACAGAGGGAGTTGGCAGTGTTGAGAAGTCTCATCCACAAGCAAGAACTGGATCTAATGAATACACAATGAAGGAAGGGCGTGGTTCAGAgcagaaacataaaatatattatGTGAAGAGAACTGAGGAAGAATTCAGGGAAACCAATCGTGGTGTTCAAAGTCACAGAGAGACAATGAAGATAGCAACTATAGAAGTAGCCTCACAAGACCGCAGTAAGAGTGTGGTAAAATATGATGAAGGAAATGTCAAAAGAAAATCTGATCCAAAAACAGATGCAAAGGCCCATTTGTCAGAGGGTGTTTGCAGTTTAAATCTGAATGACTCACCTTTGCCAAAGCCAGAGAGACATAGTACCAAACAAATGTCTGACGTGCAAGCACAAGCTGGAATACAATATGCACTGCAAAaaacaggtaagaagaaaactCGATTTTGGCGTAGCTCTTCCCCTCTGAAGCAAAACAGAAAGGCAAAAAAGAAACGCAAAACTGTTGGCTGTTTCGCTTTTTTTCGGAGAAGACGAAAAAATGCAGATCAGACTTCAAAGTCAGATTAA
- the oxa1l gene encoding mitochondrial inner membrane protein OXA1L isoform X1, producing the protein MAAIRSGVTPGCLARCFLRQAGKPSRGSHPLSDIWNHRLLQKSHLHTVFECHSAAARTVLGRRQHGKFLWVNAVAVRHNSSQIPPEDGSMAAPVLHASEGLPVQESSPVSLPADPAPIITQPITDQITAETVSMAAPVLDVSPPRPPPVLDSSPELLSMDSAPVLSQPAVEQMADAAPTAVEVLQAATTEVSLAELGLASHTPVGFIQNILELMHVDLGLPWWGAIVAGTVLARLAVFPVIVKGQREAAKLNNVLPEMTKLTTRMNEAKQSGNKFEFAKAYTDLNLFQKKHDVNPLRGFLVPMVQAPVFVSFFIALRKMAYLPVPSLQTGGLLWFTDLTAADPFYILPLAVTGTMFFILELGAESGIDNPNLRAMKTVFRIMPFIILPLTINFPTAVFTYWLTSNCFSLGQVALLRHPLVRERLRIPERIKHPASALPQNDGFFQSMKKGWKNAQLAQQLEERDRRIKNHLDLASKGPLRQTFTHNPLKQTQPMAAASAKAKPTHGKARPWKDTIG; encoded by the exons ATGGCTGCCATCAGGAGTGGGGTGACTCCGGGTTGCCTAGCAAGATGTTTCCTGAGACAGGCTGGGAAACCGAGCCGAGGCAGCCATCCCCTTTCAGACATTTGGAACCAC CGGTTGCTCCAGAAGTCTCACCTGCACACAGTGTTTGAGTGTCACAGTGCTGCCGCGAGGACTGTGCTTGGCCGCAGACAACATGGGAAATTCCTGTGGGTGAACGCAGTGGCAGTCAGGCACAACAGCTCACAG ATCCCACCTGAGGATGGAAGCATGGCAGCTCCAGTGTTGCATGCCTCTGAAGGCCTTCCAGTCCAGGAGTCCTCCCCCGTCTCTCTACCTGCTGACCCTGCCCCCATCATCACACAACCAATCACTGACCAG ATCACAGCAGAAACCGTCTCCATGGCAGCACCAGTACTGGACGtctctcctcctcgtcctcctccagTCTTGGATTCCTCCCCCGAGCTTTTGTCCATGGACTCTGCTCCTGTTTTATCGCAGCCAGCTGTTGAGCAGATGGCTGATGCTGCGCCGACCGCAGTGGAGGTCCTGCAGGCTGCGACCACAGAAGTCAGTTTAGCAGAGCTGGGACTGGCCAGCCACACACCCGTGGGGTTTATCCAGAACATTTTAGAGCTCATGCACGTGGATCTTGGTTTGCCCTGGTGGGGGGCCATCGTCGCAG GTACAGTGTTGGCTCGCttggctgtgtttccagtcaTAGTGAAGGGCCAGAGGGAGGCAGCCAAGCTGAACAATGTTCTGCCCGAGATGACCAAACTTACCACCAGGATGAACGAGGCCAAGCAGAGCGGAAACaaatttgaat TTGCCAAAGCCTACACTGACCTGAACTTGTTCCAGAAGAAGCATGATGTAAATCCCCTCCGTGGCTTCCTAGTTCCTATGGTGCag GCACCAGTCTTCGTCTCTTTCTTCATCGCCCTGAGGAAGATGGCCTATCTGCCGGTGCCCAGCCTGCAGACGGGAGGCCTGCTCTGGTTTACagacctgacagcagcagatcCCTTTTATATCCTGCCTTTGGCCGTCACTGGAACCATGTTCTTCATCCTGGAG TTGGGTGCAGAGTCTGGTATCGACAACCCCAACCTGCGAGCCATGAAGACTGTGTTCAGGATCATGCCCTTTATCATCCTCCCTCTCACTATCAACTTCCCCAcg GCGGTGTTTACCTACTGGCTGACCTCCAACTGCTTCTCCTTGGGTCAAGTGGCCCTGCTCAGACACCCCTTGGTCAGAGAGAGGTTGAGGATCCCAGAGAGGATCAAACACCCAGCCTCCGCCCTGCCCCAAAATGACGGCTTTTTCCAAAGCATGAAGAAGG GCTGGAAAAACGCTCAGCTGGCCCAGCAGCTAGAGGAGAGGGACAGAAGAATCAAAAATCACCTTGACCTCGCTTCTAAAG GTCCATTGAGGCAGACTTTTACCCACAATCCCCTCAAGCAGACCCAACCCATGGCTGCAGCATCAGCTAAAGCCAAGCCGACACATGGCAAAGCGAGGCCGTGGAAGGACACTATCGGGTAG
- the oxa1l gene encoding mitochondrial inner membrane protein OXA1L isoform X2, whose protein sequence is MAAIRRGVTPGCLARCFLRQAGKPSRGSHPLSDIWNHRLLQKSHLHTVFECHSAAARTVLGRRQHGKFLWVNAVAVRHNSSQIPPEDGSMAAPVLHASEGLPVQESSPVSLPADPAPIITQPITDQITAETVSMAAPVLDVSPPRPPPVLDSSPELLSMDSAPVLSQPAVEQMADAAPTAVEVLQAATTEVSLAELGLASHTPVGFIQNILELMHVDLGLPWWGAIVAGTVLARLAVFPVIVKGQREAAKLNNVLPEMTKLTTRMNEAKQSGNKFEFAKAYTDLNLFQKKHDVNPLRGFLVPMVQAPVFVSFFIALRKMAYLPVPSLQTGGLLWFTDLTAADPFYILPLAVTGTMFFILELGAESGIDNPNLRAMKTVFRIMPFIILPLTINFPTAVFTYWLTSNCFSLGQVALLRHPLVRERLRIPERIKHPASALPQNDGFFQSMKKGWKNAQLAQQLEERDRRIKNHLDLASKGPLRQTFTHNPLKQTQPMAAASAKAKPTHGKARPWKDTIG, encoded by the exons ATGGCTGCCATCAGGCGTGGGGTGACTCCGGGTTGCCTAGCAAGATGTTTCCTGAGACAGGCTGGGAAACCGAGCCGAGGCAGCCATCCCCTTTCAGACATTTGGAACCAC CGGTTGCTCCAGAAGTCTCACCTGCACACAGTGTTTGAGTGTCACAGTGCTGCCGCGAGGACTGTGCTTGGCCGCAGACAACATGGGAAATTCCTGTGGGTGAACGCAGTGGCAGTCAGGCACAACAGCTCACAG ATCCCACCTGAGGATGGAAGCATGGCAGCTCCAGTGTTGCATGCCTCTGAAGGCCTTCCAGTCCAGGAGTCCTCCCCCGTCTCTCTACCTGCTGACCCTGCCCCCATCATCACACAACCAATCACTGACCAG ATCACAGCAGAAACCGTCTCCATGGCAGCACCAGTACTGGACGtctctcctcctcgtcctcctccagTCTTGGATTCCTCCCCCGAGCTTTTGTCCATGGACTCTGCTCCTGTTTTATCGCAGCCAGCTGTTGAGCAGATGGCTGATGCTGCGCCGACCGCAGTGGAGGTCCTGCAGGCTGCGACCACAGAAGTCAGTTTAGCAGAGCTGGGACTGGCCAGCCACACACCCGTGGGGTTTATCCAGAACATTTTAGAGCTCATGCACGTGGATCTTGGTTTGCCCTGGTGGGGGGCCATCGTCGCAG GTACAGTGTTGGCTCGCttggctgtgtttccagtcaTAGTGAAGGGCCAGAGGGAGGCAGCCAAGCTGAACAATGTTCTGCCCGAGATGACCAAACTTACCACCAGGATGAACGAGGCCAAGCAGAGCGGAAACaaatttgaat TTGCCAAAGCCTACACTGACCTGAACTTGTTCCAGAAGAAGCATGATGTAAATCCCCTCCGTGGCTTCCTAGTTCCTATGGTGCag GCACCAGTCTTCGTCTCTTTCTTCATCGCCCTGAGGAAGATGGCCTATCTGCCGGTGCCCAGCCTGCAGACGGGAGGCCTGCTCTGGTTTACagacctgacagcagcagatcCCTTTTATATCCTGCCTTTGGCCGTCACTGGAACCATGTTCTTCATCCTGGAG TTGGGTGCAGAGTCTGGTATCGACAACCCCAACCTGCGAGCCATGAAGACTGTGTTCAGGATCATGCCCTTTATCATCCTCCCTCTCACTATCAACTTCCCCAcg GCGGTGTTTACCTACTGGCTGACCTCCAACTGCTTCTCCTTGGGTCAAGTGGCCCTGCTCAGACACCCCTTGGTCAGAGAGAGGTTGAGGATCCCAGAGAGGATCAAACACCCAGCCTCCGCCCTGCCCCAAAATGACGGCTTTTTCCAAAGCATGAAGAAGG GCTGGAAAAACGCTCAGCTGGCCCAGCAGCTAGAGGAGAGGGACAGAAGAATCAAAAATCACCTTGACCTCGCTTCTAAAG GTCCATTGAGGCAGACTTTTACCCACAATCCCCTCAAGCAGACCCAACCCATGGCTGCAGCATCAGCTAAAGCCAAGCCGACACATGGCAAAGCGAGGCCGTGGAAGGACACTATCGGGTAG